A genomic window from Flavobacterium johnsoniae includes:
- a CDS encoding glycoside hydrolase family 71/99-like protein, with product MKRYITSMVLGLMSIVMVAGCSSDDKSSDKPTEPEKTAPVAIEKTNSTKIYMHYMPWFETNESSADKKWGYHWTMANKKPNNVGANGRREIASYYYPLIGPYHSGDKNVIENHLLLMKYSGIDGILIDWYGTYDVNDYRMVKENTDQLIEMLDKVGLEYAIVYEDRFLTNVVNAGKAISVTSAAKTDLAYVQNNYFTDANYIKINGKPLLMNFGPIVLQTPAEWTNVFNTLTTKPTFLTLWDHSVKAGDNASGEYAWVYKDNSFLTNFYTNTKPKLGVAMGSAYPGFKDFYAEGGGGAAIGWTIDHKNGATLDETLTLAKNANVNYLQLITWNDFGEGTMIEPTAEFGYSFIEKIKTFAGVKNTENIFPDISKLYDLRVQKKGNADAQKKLNQAFNYFVSMQPAKAKQIMSEIK from the coding sequence ATGAAAAGATATATCACATCAATGGTTTTGGGTTTAATGAGCATTGTGATGGTTGCTGGCTGCAGCAGCGATGACAAAAGTTCAGATAAACCTACAGAACCAGAAAAAACAGCACCTGTTGCGATTGAGAAAACCAACAGCACCAAAATTTATATGCACTATATGCCGTGGTTTGAAACCAACGAAAGCAGTGCCGATAAAAAATGGGGATATCACTGGACAATGGCAAATAAAAAACCGAATAATGTAGGCGCAAACGGCCGAAGAGAAATCGCATCATATTATTATCCGCTGATTGGACCTTATCACTCAGGCGATAAAAATGTGATAGAAAATCATTTATTGTTGATGAAATATTCAGGAATTGATGGAATTCTAATCGATTGGTACGGCACTTACGATGTTAATGATTATAGAATGGTCAAAGAAAATACAGATCAGTTAATTGAAATGTTGGACAAAGTAGGTTTAGAATATGCTATCGTGTATGAAGATCGATTTTTAACCAATGTTGTCAATGCTGGAAAAGCCATTTCGGTAACAAGCGCTGCAAAAACAGATTTAGCTTATGTACAAAATAATTATTTTACTGATGCTAATTATATCAAAATTAATGGCAAACCACTTCTAATGAATTTTGGACCAATTGTTTTGCAAACGCCTGCAGAATGGACCAATGTGTTTAATACATTAACAACGAAACCGACTTTTCTAACGCTTTGGGATCATTCTGTAAAAGCTGGAGACAACGCTTCTGGCGAGTATGCATGGGTATATAAAGACAACAGTTTCTTGACTAATTTTTATACGAATACCAAACCTAAATTAGGTGTTGCAATGGGAAGTGCTTATCCGGGTTTTAAAGATTTTTATGCTGAAGGTGGAGGCGGAGCTGCAATTGGTTGGACAATCGATCATAAAAATGGAGCGACGCTTGATGAAACGCTTACACTTGCCAAAAATGCCAATGTCAATTATTTGCAATTAATCACGTGGAATGACTTCGGAGAAGGAACCATGATTGAGCCAACTGCTGAATTTGGTTATTCTTTCATTGAAAAAATAAAAACTTTTGCTGGAGTAAAAAACACCGAAAACATATTTCCAGATATCAGCAAATTGTATGATTTGCGAGTGCAGAAAAAAGGAAATGCTGATGCCCAGAAAAAACTCAATCAAGCGTTTAATTACTTTGTTTCGATGCAGCCTGCAAAAGCAAAACAAATAATGAGCGAAATAAAATAG